The following proteins come from a genomic window of Flavobacterium crocinum:
- a CDS encoding type II toxin-antitoxin system RelE/ParE family toxin codes for MKIVWSKKAKYNFYSIRNYLELYWSPLIAEKFILDVLRVNKLLEKNPQVGKYRDDLQCREIVISKNITLYYEIKENQIKLIAFWNNRQKPPLNSYDL; via the coding sequence ATGAAAATTGTTTGGTCAAAAAAAGCAAAATATAACTTTTACTCTATTCGAAATTATCTAGAATTATACTGGTCACCATTAATAGCAGAAAAATTTATTCTTGATGTATTAAGAGTAAATAAATTATTAGAAAAAAATCCTCAAGTAGGAAAATACAGGGATGATTTACAATGCCGAGAAATAGTAATCTCAAAAAATATCACTTTGTATTATGAAATAAAAGAAAATCAAATAAAATTGATTGCTTTTTGGAATAATCGCCAAAAACCACCTTTGAATTCTTATGATTTATAA
- a CDS encoding MBL fold metallo-hydrolase: MNVFSQKEKSTFQIVPLGIKGGIDEKNLSAYLLAPVNTNDYICLDAGTINAGIEKAIENKVFKVSTNEVLKKYIKGYFISHAHLDHVSGLIINSPADSSKTVYATEKCMKMIENHYFNDQTWANFGDKGPGFPLKKYHFQTLNIGEETPISNTKMTVKAFPLSHVNPFESTAFLVKNENEYVLYLGDTGPDAIEKSDKLKTLWTAIAPLVQNKKLKGIFIEVSFPNEQPDKFLFGHLTPTHLMTELHILEDLAGKDSLENFKIIITHLKPPAKNIAKIKEQLKNQNDLGLKIIYPEQGKKFVL; this comes from the coding sequence ATGAATGTTTTTTCTCAAAAAGAAAAATCTACTTTTCAGATAGTTCCTTTAGGAATAAAAGGCGGTATTGATGAAAAAAATCTATCAGCTTATTTGCTTGCTCCAGTTAATACAAACGATTATATCTGTCTCGATGCTGGAACGATAAATGCTGGAATCGAAAAGGCAATTGAAAACAAAGTATTTAAAGTTTCGACAAACGAAGTTTTAAAGAAGTATATTAAAGGATATTTCATTTCGCATGCTCATTTAGATCACGTTTCCGGTTTAATCATTAACTCTCCCGCTGATTCTTCTAAAACTGTTTATGCAACAGAAAAATGTATGAAAATGATCGAAAATCATTATTTCAACGATCAGACCTGGGCAAATTTCGGAGACAAAGGGCCTGGTTTTCCATTAAAAAAATATCACTTTCAAACTCTAAATATTGGCGAAGAAACTCCAATTTCAAATACTAAAATGACAGTTAAGGCTTTTCCGTTAAGCCACGTAAATCCATTTGAAAGCACTGCTTTTTTAGTTAAAAACGAGAATGAATATGTTTTGTATTTAGGCGACACCGGCCCAGATGCAATCGAAAAAAGCGATAAATTAAAAACATTATGGACAGCAATTGCTCCTTTAGTTCAAAACAAAAAATTGAAAGGTATTTTTATCGAAGTTTCTTTTCCTAACGAACAGCCTGATAAATTTTTATTCGGGCATTTGACTCCAACTCATTTAATGACTGAGCTTCATATTTTAGAAGATTTGGCAGGAAAAGATTCTTTGGAGAACTTCAAAATCATTATTACACATTTAAAGCCTCCTGCAAAAAATATTGCCAAAATTAAAGAGCAGTTAAAAAATCAAAACGATTTAGGATTGAAGATTATTTATCCTGAACAAGGGAAAAAGTTTGTGTTGTAG
- the amaB gene encoding L-piperidine-6-carboxylate dehydrogenase: MTTIASQFGMKEALEKLGIKTINEGTSTGTNNFSSGEILESYSPVDGKLIASVKMSTAQDYEKVIQTAAEAFKTFRLIPAPQRGEIVRQFGEKLRQNKEALGKLVSYEMGKSLQEGFGEVQEMIDICDFAVGLSRQLHGLTMHSERPGHRMYEQYHPLGIVGIISAFNFPVAVWSWNTALAWISGDVCVWKPSEKTPLCGIACQNIIAQVIKENNLPEGISCLINGDYKIGELMTTDTRIPLVSATGSTRMGKIVAQKVAGRLGKSLLELGGNNAIIVTPDADIKMTVIGAVFGAVGTAGQRCTSTRRLIIHESIYDKVKDAIVAAYKQLRIGNPLDENNHVGPLIDVHAVEMYASALNKVVAEGGKILVEGGVLSGEGYESGCYVKPAIAEAENSFEIVQHETFAPVLYLLKYSGEVDNAIEIQNGVAQGLSSAIMTNNLREAERFLSVTGSDCGIANVNIGTSGAEIGGAFGGEKETGGGRESGSDAWKIYMRRQTNTINYTTNLPLAQGIKFDL; this comes from the coding sequence ATGACAACAATAGCATCGCAATTTGGAATGAAGGAAGCTCTGGAAAAATTGGGCATTAAAACGATAAATGAAGGAACATCAACAGGAACAAATAATTTTTCATCGGGAGAAATTTTGGAAAGCTATTCACCAGTTGACGGAAAATTAATTGCTTCAGTAAAAATGTCAACTGCACAGGATTACGAAAAAGTAATTCAGACGGCTGCAGAAGCTTTTAAAACGTTTAGATTAATTCCTGCGCCGCAGCGTGGTGAAATTGTACGTCAGTTTGGAGAAAAATTGAGACAAAATAAAGAAGCGCTTGGTAAATTGGTTTCCTATGAAATGGGAAAATCATTGCAAGAAGGTTTCGGAGAAGTTCAGGAAATGATTGATATCTGCGATTTTGCTGTTGGTTTATCTCGTCAGCTTCATGGATTAACCATGCATTCTGAAAGACCTGGACACAGAATGTATGAACAATATCATCCGCTGGGAATTGTCGGAATCATTTCGGCGTTTAATTTCCCAGTTGCAGTTTGGTCGTGGAATACGGCGCTGGCATGGATTTCCGGAGATGTTTGTGTTTGGAAGCCTTCAGAAAAAACACCTCTTTGCGGTATTGCATGTCAAAATATAATCGCTCAGGTAATCAAAGAAAATAATTTACCGGAAGGAATTTCCTGTTTGATAAACGGAGATTATAAAATAGGCGAATTAATGACAACAGATACTCGCATTCCGCTTGTTTCTGCAACGGGTTCGACTAGAATGGGGAAAATTGTGGCTCAAAAAGTGGCCGGAAGATTAGGGAAATCATTGTTAGAATTAGGAGGAAACAATGCGATTATTGTAACACCGGATGCTGATATTAAAATGACGGTTATCGGAGCTGTTTTTGGGGCAGTTGGAACAGCAGGACAGCGTTGTACATCAACACGAAGATTAATTATTCACGAAAGTATTTACGATAAAGTTAAAGATGCTATAGTTGCTGCTTACAAACAATTACGAATTGGAAATCCGCTTGACGAAAACAATCATGTTGGACCACTTATTGATGTTCACGCTGTAGAAATGTATGCATCAGCCTTAAATAAAGTAGTTGCTGAAGGCGGAAAAATTCTGGTTGAAGGGGGAGTACTTTCCGGAGAAGGTTATGAAAGTGGCTGTTACGTAAAACCAGCAATTGCTGAAGCAGAAAATTCATTTGAAATTGTGCAGCACGAAACTTTTGCTCCGGTTTTATATTTGCTTAAATATTCTGGAGAAGTGGATAATGCAATCGAAATTCAGAATGGAGTAGCGCAGGGATTATCTTCAGCAATTATGACGAATAATTTAAGAGAAGCCGAAAGATTTTTATCTGTAACTGGTTCTGATTGCGGTATTGCCAATGTAAATATTGGAACATCCGGAGCTGAAATTGGCGGTGCTTTTGGCGGTGAAAAAGAAACCGGAGGCGGACGTGAGTCAGGTTCTGATGCCTGGAAAATCTACATGAGACGTCAGACGAATACAATCAATTATACAACGAATCTTCCGTTAGCGCAGGGAATTAAATTTGACTTGTAA
- a CDS encoding leucine-rich repeat domain-containing protein gives MTLIFLAGLTPFGYAFIGLLFLSFFLAWLWLKSSNKSKKPGCLSIGFGGILIWFVLMFPASFTFSIIESGNNIAKIGVASFWILVLALVIYFCLAKNTSNVKKIIFAFFRYLFFLIVLGLFLVLFFGMAFYVYQRLFTTEKSGDPVWAAFLCIFFIAALILAGFGLLSRNKEEKKKEKTTFYNLNDAKLKPELVIELDLSKTKLTVFPEEILHFKNLKFLILSNNELTDIPNEINKLQKLIGLDLSHNPISDLEKSRIRKLLSKEVEIVF, from the coding sequence ATGACTTTGATTTTTTTGGCCGGACTTACTCCTTTTGGATATGCATTTATTGGACTACTCTTTTTGTCATTCTTTTTAGCATGGCTTTGGCTAAAATCATCAAATAAATCTAAAAAACCAGGTTGTTTGTCAATAGGATTTGGAGGAATTCTTATTTGGTTTGTTTTAATGTTTCCTGCATCTTTTACCTTTTCAATTATTGAAAGTGGAAACAATATTGCCAAAATTGGAGTAGCGTCTTTTTGGATTTTAGTTCTGGCTCTGGTTATCTATTTTTGTTTGGCAAAAAACACCTCTAATGTAAAAAAAATCATTTTTGCATTTTTTAGATATTTGTTTTTTCTAATCGTCCTTGGTTTGTTTTTAGTTTTATTTTTTGGGATGGCTTTTTATGTTTATCAAAGGCTTTTTACAACAGAAAAAAGTGGAGACCCGGTTTGGGCAGCTTTTTTATGTATCTTTTTTATTGCAGCACTTATTTTGGCAGGATTTGGTCTTTTAAGCAGAAATAAAGAAGAGAAGAAAAAAGAAAAAACAACATTTTATAATTTGAACGATGCCAAGTTAAAGCCGGAACTAGTTATAGAATTAGACTTGTCCAAAACAAAATTAACGGTATTTCCTGAAGAGATTCTGCATTTTAAAAATTTAAAATTTTTGATCTTAAGTAATAATGAACTTACCGATATTCCAAATGAAATCAATAAATTACAAAAACTTATAGGTTTGGATTTAAGTCATAATCCGATTTCGGATTTAGAAAAAAGCAGGATTAGAAAATTACTTTCTAAAGAAGTCGAAATTGTTTTTTAA
- a CDS encoding LemA family protein — protein sequence MLKNNYEKAFRNIDVILMQRAEEVPELVKVASKFMEHETELLTNLTKLRTDFLNSKSVGEKIENSNEFSKTMKNLFAVSENYPTLASNSNFLELQKRVSQMEDKIADRREFFNDSINLYNVGIEEFPNFILAKMLGYKSQSLFDVTPEQKKYDGIQF from the coding sequence ATGCTTAAAAATAATTACGAAAAAGCTTTTAGAAACATTGATGTGATTCTAATGCAAAGGGCTGAAGAGGTTCCGGAACTTGTAAAGGTGGCTTCTAAGTTTATGGAACATGAAACAGAATTATTAACGAATCTAACTAAATTAAGAACCGATTTTTTAAACTCGAAATCAGTAGGAGAGAAAATTGAAAATTCAAATGAGTTTTCAAAAACGATGAAAAACCTATTTGCTGTTTCTGAAAATTATCCAACATTGGCATCAAACAGTAATTTTTTGGAACTACAGAAAAGAGTGTCCCAAATGGAAGATAAAATTGCCGATAGAAGAGAGTTTTTTAATGACAGTATCAATCTGTATAATGTGGGAATTGAAGAGTTTCCTAACTTTATTTTAGCTAAAATGTTGGGGTATAAATCTCAGAGTTTATTTGATGTAACACCAGAACAAAAGAAGTACGATGGAATTCAATTTTAA
- a CDS encoding pectate lyase family protein has protein sequence MKKKLLYLILLFASIHLSAQITITESSGWLESAFVKWTPLSGADSYNVYYTGGGQTNKKIDNELIRNYGSYFRADIPGIAAGSYTITIKPVTAGTEGTGATTASLTVKAHDRSGFAFNAGRVPGAYNADGTPKSNAVIIYITQKTKNTVSLNVTGASSNPCVGLQTILDGFKKGKDTRPLIIRMIGQITDLSYMLNGDLVIENNNNAASYITLEGIGNDATADGWGIRVKNASNIEIRNIGIMNCDSGEGDNIGLQQDNDYVWVHNCDFFYGKPGSDADQIKGDGALDCKKSTYVTFSYNHFWDNGKSNLLGLSEGTTEGLYITYHHNWYDHSDSRHPRIRYYSAHVYNNYYDGNSKYGVGSTLGSSVFVEANFFRNCKYPMLTSMQGTDIYNGAGTFSSEDGGTIKAFNNTMSGQNRFVGYDATTYPVEFDAYVAATRNETISSSIKSKKGAKTYNNFDTNTSVMYAYTPETPENAKTTVMQYAGRISGGDFQWTFNNTIDDTADGVNIGLRDALYAYQTSLVNVQGETPSASNPQTLTTETDNNQTVSAGTAIEPMIFTWGGDATDATVTGLPASGISFVKNTTAKTITITGTPTANVSFSIATSGTSGSPANATGTITVEGTVTPPAGDQIHNFTESGTTSTFYTISGNLATNKGTVTYNGLTLTQCLKLETATSITYTTTQSSTLTLVLVEAAGTAKIDGTNYTATAGIITVTLPAGNHTIAKKDTANLFYMKTAYSGTLKVDKNSGPENLVVYPNPIVNQMYITSDNVQKVEVYNILGSLVKTVEKNTESIDMSHLTSGHYIVKIKTDQGTITKKIIKK, from the coding sequence ATGAAAAAAAAATTACTCTATCTTATTTTATTATTCGCGTCGATTCACTTATCGGCACAAATCACGATTACTGAATCTTCGGGCTGGCTGGAATCTGCTTTTGTAAAATGGACACCCCTTTCTGGTGCTGACAGCTACAATGTTTATTATACAGGTGGAGGTCAAACCAACAAAAAAATTGACAATGAACTAATACGCAATTACGGTTCCTATTTTCGTGCCGATATTCCAGGAATTGCGGCAGGAAGTTATACCATTACCATTAAACCCGTTACAGCTGGTACAGAAGGAACTGGGGCAACAACTGCTTCGTTAACCGTCAAAGCGCATGACCGAAGTGGATTTGCTTTTAATGCAGGACGTGTTCCGGGAGCTTACAATGCAGATGGAACTCCAAAAAGCAATGCCGTAATTATCTATATCACTCAAAAAACTAAAAATACAGTATCATTAAATGTTACAGGAGCAAGTTCAAATCCATGTGTAGGTTTACAAACTATTCTGGACGGATTTAAAAAAGGTAAAGATACAAGACCACTAATCATTCGTATGATTGGTCAGATTACTGATTTGTCTTATATGCTAAATGGAGATCTTGTTATTGAAAACAACAACAATGCCGCAAGTTATATCACCCTGGAAGGAATTGGTAACGATGCTACTGCAGACGGCTGGGGAATTAGAGTTAAAAATGCTTCGAACATAGAAATTCGAAATATTGGAATTATGAACTGCGACAGCGGTGAAGGAGATAACATTGGATTACAGCAGGACAACGATTATGTATGGGTTCACAATTGTGATTTCTTTTATGGAAAACCAGGTAGCGATGCAGATCAAATAAAAGGTGACGGAGCTTTAGATTGTAAAAAATCGACTTATGTAACCTTTTCATACAACCACTTTTGGGATAATGGAAAAAGCAATTTATTAGGTTTAAGCGAAGGAACTACTGAAGGGCTGTATATTACCTATCACCATAACTGGTATGACCATTCTGATTCGCGTCATCCAAGAATTCGTTATTACTCGGCTCACGTTTATAATAATTATTATGATGGAAATTCTAAATATGGTGTAGGATCTACGCTAGGTTCTTCCGTATTTGTAGAAGCCAACTTTTTTAGGAACTGTAAATATCCAATGCTTACTTCTATGCAGGGAACAGATATTTATAACGGTGCAGGAACTTTTTCAAGTGAGGATGGCGGTACAATTAAAGCTTTCAACAACACTATGAGTGGACAAAATCGTTTTGTTGGATACGATGCCACAACATATCCCGTAGAATTTGATGCATATGTTGCAGCAACCAGAAATGAAACCATCAGCAGCAGTATTAAATCAAAAAAAGGAGCTAAAACATATAATAACTTTGACACAAATACAAGTGTAATGTACGCTTATACTCCGGAAACTCCGGAAAATGCTAAAACTACAGTTATGCAATATGCAGGACGAATATCAGGAGGTGATTTTCAATGGACATTTAACAATACAATTGACGATACTGCCGATGGCGTAAATATTGGTTTAAGAGATGCATTATACGCTTATCAGACCAGTTTAGTCAATGTACAAGGCGAAACACCTTCTGCCTCAAATCCTCAGACTTTAACTACTGAAACCGATAATAACCAAACTGTAAGCGCAGGAACTGCAATAGAACCGATGATTTTTACTTGGGGTGGAGATGCGACTGATGCTACTGTAACGGGATTACCTGCTTCCGGAATAAGTTTTGTAAAAAACACCACAGCAAAAACGATCACAATTACCGGAACTCCTACTGCAAATGTTTCGTTTTCAATTGCAACAAGCGGAACAAGCGGATCTCCGGCAAATGCAACCGGAACCATTACTGTTGAAGGTACTGTAACGCCTCCAGCGGGAGATCAGATTCATAATTTTACAGAGTCCGGAACAACTAGTACATTCTACACCATTAGTGGTAATCTTGCAACAAACAAAGGGACTGTAACCTATAACGGCCTAACTTTAACACAATGCTTAAAACTTGAAACAGCAACTAGCATTACGTATACTACAACGCAGTCAAGTACTTTAACACTTGTATTAGTAGAAGCTGCAGGGACTGCAAAAATTGATGGTACAAACTATACTGCAACTGCCGGAATAATTACAGTTACACTTCCAGCTGGAAATCATACTATTGCCAAGAAAGACACTGCAAACCTTTTTTATATGAAAACAGCTTATAGCGGTACTTTAAAGGTAGATAAAAATTCAGGTCCGGAAAATTTAGTCGTTTATCCAAATCCAATTGTAAATCAAATGTATATTACAAGTGATAATGTTCAAAAAGTGGAAGTCTATAACATTCTTGGATCATTAGTAAAAACCGTTGAAAAAAATACGGAATCAATTGATATGAGTCACTTGACATCCGGCCATTATATCGTTAAAATAAAAACAGATCAGGGAACTATTACCAAAAAGATCATCAAAAAATAA
- a CDS encoding Bax inhibitor-1/YccA family protein, with protein MNFNSKNPFLNSKRFSSNAEPRTEVHQAQIIDYNQEMTVSGTINKTAILFLILCGASMVTWWMAFNGMNPMLPTIGGAIVGFILVLISSFKPQASPYLAPGYALFEGLFIGGISAIFELKFPGIVINAVGATLVTFLVCLALYKFRIVKVTEQFKSVVVAATLAIATYYLISWLFSLFTSYTPVHYGNSMMSIGISIFVIVIAALNLFLDFDLIEKGARERMPKFMEWYGAMGLMITLVWLYIEFLRLLSKFASRD; from the coding sequence ATGAACTTTAATTCAAAGAATCCATTTTTAAACAGCAAGCGCTTTTCGTCTAATGCTGAACCAAGAACTGAAGTACACCAAGCTCAGATTATTGACTACAATCAGGAAATGACAGTGTCAGGAACTATTAACAAAACAGCAATCCTGTTTCTTATTTTATGTGGTGCCTCTATGGTTACCTGGTGGATGGCATTTAATGGAATGAATCCGATGTTGCCAACTATTGGAGGTGCAATTGTTGGTTTTATCCTTGTGTTAATTTCTTCTTTTAAACCTCAGGCTTCTCCTTATCTGGCTCCCGGATATGCTTTATTTGAAGGTTTGTTTATTGGTGGTATTTCTGCCATATTTGAATTAAAATTTCCCGGTATTGTAATTAATGCCGTCGGAGCAACTTTGGTTACTTTCTTAGTTTGTCTTGCTTTATATAAATTCAGAATTGTTAAAGTTACAGAGCAATTTAAATCAGTAGTTGTAGCAGCGACACTAGCTATTGCAACCTATTATTTAATTTCATGGCTTTTCTCACTGTTTACAAGTTATACTCCTGTTCATTATGGAAATTCCATGATGAGTATTGGTATCAGTATTTTTGTAATCGTTATTGCTGCACTTAATCTATTTTTAGACTTCGATTTAATTGAAAAAGGTGCCAGAGAAAGAATGCCTAAATTTATGGAATGGTATGGCGCAATGGGACTAATGATTACATTGGTTTGGTTGTATATTGAATTTTTAAGATTACTATCTAAATTTGCAAGCAGAGATTGA
- a CDS encoding NADH-quinone oxidoreductase subunit N — MNTLIAITGLGIFCLLFEILNLRKAIVPITILGLLGVLALNFCEFGTAQSYYNNMVAVSKFSTAFSSLFIVLTIFLVALSHNFYQNHPTKISDYVAIKVFLLAGAVAMVSFGNLAMFFLGIEILSIALYVLAASDRLNIKSNEAGMKYFLMGSFASGIILFGICLIYGAMGSFDISEIHESALSAELPIWFPIGLILMIIGMLFKVAAVPFHFWAPDVYEGSPALTTALMSTLAKVVAIATLFKLISGMNVIPSLENQDLLHTFEVIVVIISIASMSVGNIMALRQVNVKRMLAFSGISHAGFMLMTLLTVSASAGVLLYYTAAYALSGIAAFSVILYVCRDQDNEDITNFHGLGKTNPLLAAVLTASLLSMAGIPIFSGFFAKLFLFNQTIQAGYIGLVIVAVINSIISVGYYFKLIIAMYSKEPNQERTGRPFLIYATAVISIALNIILGLFPSLVLDLLQ, encoded by the coding sequence ATGAATACATTAATAGCTATAACAGGATTGGGTATTTTCTGCCTATTGTTTGAAATTCTAAATTTAAGAAAGGCCATCGTTCCTATTACCATTTTGGGTTTATTAGGCGTATTGGCGCTTAACTTCTGTGAATTTGGAACTGCACAAAGTTATTACAACAATATGGTTGCTGTATCTAAATTTTCTACAGCTTTCTCATCATTGTTTATCGTTTTGACTATTTTCCTTGTAGCGTTAAGTCATAATTTTTATCAAAATCATCCAACAAAAATTTCAGATTACGTTGCCATTAAAGTATTCTTATTGGCCGGAGCGGTAGCTATGGTTTCTTTCGGAAACTTAGCGATGTTCTTTTTAGGAATCGAAATTTTATCTATTGCTTTATATGTTTTAGCGGCAAGTGATCGTTTAAATATCAAAAGTAACGAAGCGGGAATGAAATATTTCTTAATGGGATCTTTCGCATCTGGTATTATCTTATTTGGAATATGTTTGATTTATGGAGCAATGGGAAGTTTTGATATCAGCGAAATTCACGAAAGTGCTTTATCAGCAGAGTTGCCAATCTGGTTCCCAATTGGACTGATTTTAATGATTATCGGAATGTTGTTTAAAGTTGCTGCAGTTCCTTTCCACTTCTGGGCTCCGGACGTTTACGAAGGTTCTCCTGCATTAACAACTGCTTTAATGAGTACATTGGCAAAAGTAGTAGCTATTGCAACTTTATTTAAATTGATTTCTGGCATGAACGTAATTCCTTCTTTAGAAAATCAGGATCTTTTACATACTTTCGAAGTTATTGTGGTTATTATTTCGATTGCTTCAATGTCTGTTGGTAACATTATGGCATTAAGACAAGTAAACGTAAAACGTATGCTTGCATTCTCTGGAATCTCTCATGCAGGTTTCATGTTAATGACATTATTAACTGTTTCTGCTTCAGCAGGTGTTTTATTATATTACACAGCTGCTTATGCATTATCAGGAATTGCTGCTTTCAGTGTTATTTTATACGTATGCAGAGATCAGGATAACGAGGATATTACAAATTTCCACGGACTAGGAAAAACAAATCCATTATTGGCTGCTGTCCTTACAGCTTCTTTATTATCTATGGCCGGAATTCCTATTTTCTCTGGTTTCTTTGCTAAGTTGTTTTTATTCAATCAAACCATTCAGGCTGGATATATTGGTTTAGTAATTGTAGCAGTAATCAACTCTATTATCAGTGTTGGTTATTATTTCAAATTAATTATTGCCATGTATTCTAAAGAACCTAATCAGGAAAGAACAGGAAGACCATTCCTTATTTATGCCACAGCAGTAATATCAATTGCATTAAATATCATTTTAGGTTTATTCCCTTCATTAGTTTTAGACTTATTGCAATAA
- a CDS encoding complex I subunit 4 family protein yields MNVSTILIILLIGAFATYFSGDKLASKVALLFSLVALGCSIVLLNNYSAGENISVINSWITQPKISFALNADGLGLAMVLLTAALTPIIIFSSFGNEYKNAKAFYGLILFMTFAMTGTFLAADGLLYYIFWELALIPIYFIALIWGNGDAEERRKAVVKFFIYTLAGSLFMLTAFIYLYTKAGSFLIEDLYKLNLSACEQLWIFLAFFLAYAIKIPIIPFHTWQANVYQKAPTVGTMLLSGIMLKMGLYSVLRWQLPIAPLAAKEYMNIFIALGIAGVIYGSIVALRQKDLKKLLAYSSLAHVGLIAAGSYTLTLDGLRGAVMQMIAHGFVVVGLFFAAEVIYRRFETREIEALGGIRTQSPKFTSMFLILVLASVALPSTFNFVGEFTVLYSLSQVNIWFAILGGTTIILGAYYMLRMFQHVMLGETNSKTFADVTLNEGISFVAIIAVLLFFGFYPKPITDLITPSLETILQVINKN; encoded by the coding sequence ATGAACGTTTCTACTATATTAATTATACTTTTAATTGGTGCATTTGCCACTTATTTTTCTGGTGACAAACTAGCTTCAAAAGTTGCTTTACTTTTTAGTTTAGTTGCTTTAGGATGTTCAATTGTATTATTGAATAATTATTCGGCTGGCGAAAATATCAGCGTAATCAACAGCTGGATTACACAGCCAAAAATTTCTTTTGCTTTAAATGCTGACGGACTTGGGCTTGCAATGGTTTTATTAACTGCAGCTTTAACTCCGATTATTATATTTTCTTCTTTCGGAAATGAATACAAAAATGCTAAAGCTTTTTACGGTCTAATCTTGTTCATGACCTTTGCTATGACAGGAACTTTCTTAGCTGCTGATGGTCTTTTATATTATATTTTCTGGGAGTTAGCACTTATTCCAATTTATTTTATTGCTTTAATCTGGGGTAACGGTGATGCTGAAGAACGCAGAAAAGCAGTGGTTAAATTCTTTATTTACACACTTGCCGGTTCGTTATTTATGTTAACTGCTTTTATTTATTTATATACAAAAGCAGGTTCTTTCTTAATTGAAGATTTATACAAATTAAACTTATCTGCTTGTGAGCAATTATGGATTTTCTTGGCTTTCTTCTTAGCTTATGCTATCAAAATTCCAATTATTCCTTTCCATACCTGGCAGGCAAATGTGTACCAAAAAGCACCAACTGTTGGAACAATGCTTTTATCTGGTATCATGCTAAAAATGGGATTATACAGTGTACTTCGTTGGCAATTGCCAATTGCACCTTTAGCTGCAAAAGAATATATGAATATTTTTATTGCTTTAGGAATTGCGGGAGTTATCTATGGATCAATAGTTGCTTTGAGACAAAAAGATCTTAAAAAATTATTAGCTTATTCTTCTCTTGCTCACGTTGGATTAATCGCTGCAGGTTCTTATACTTTAACTCTTGATGGTTTAAGAGGTGCTGTTATGCAAATGATTGCTCACGGTTTTGTGGTAGTGGGATTATTCTTTGCCGCTGAAGTAATTTACAGAAGATTTGAAACCAGAGAAATTGAAGCATTGGGTGGTATTCGTACACAATCTCCAAAATTCACTTCGATGTTTTTAATCTTAGTTTTGGCTTCTGTTGCGTTACCAAGTACTTTTAACTTTGTTGGAGAATTTACAGTATTATACAGTTTATCTCAGGTTAATATTTGGTTTGCTATCCTTGGTGGAACTACTATTATTTTAGGAGCTTACTATATGTTGAGAATGTTCCAACATGTAATGTTAGGAGAAACAAACTCTAAAACTTTTGCTGATGTTACACTTAACGAAGGAATCTCATTTGTGGCAATTATCGCTGTTTTATTGTTCTTCGGATTTTATCCAAAACCAATTACAGATTTGATTACACCAAGCTTGGAAACTATTTTACAAGTTATCAATAAGAACTAA